The region GGATCCGACGCGGACGACGCCACCCAGGACCTCATCGACGCCGGTGAATCGCCGGAGTGTCCCTCCTGTGGGGCGCTCTCGCTGTACTTCTCCGAAGGCTGCAAGACCTGCGAGTCTTGTGGCTGGAGCGAGTGTTGAGGAGCAATAGCAGCGGTTATTGACAATATCGGTTATTTTTGATTTCGACGGAGAACCTGACTCCTGTGTGTAACCACCAGAACTTAGCCGCGACACTCCAATCGAAGTAACATGGTTGCTGGCGAAGAGGGAAACGAACCGAGAGCGGACAAGCCAGCGGTGGGGAGTAACTCGAGCGGTGGGCCGAGATGTCCTCGCTGTGAGAGCGAACTGTTCAAGCGCCACTGCAAGTACGTCTGTCCCCAACACGGCGTCGTGTTCGACTGTGCTGATACGTTCTGGTAGTGAGATAGCGATCCGATCGTTCAGAAATGAGCTGATTAGATTGACCGCTTGCGATCAACAGAAAACCGACGTTAGATAGGTGTAACTAGTTTGAGGTCGTCGCGAGTTCACGTCGCTGAGAGAAATAGTACGCAGCGACGAGAAATCCAGCAGCGGGTGTCACTACACCAAATTCCCACAGCATTGGCCGTTCGACTCCCAATTGCTTTGCATCAATGTGAACGAGAATGGCTAGGAGTGCCTGAGTAATTGCTGTCACGATGAACGCTAAGATAACCACATCATACATATACAGGTGTATTTCATGACTGTATTAAGATATTTACAATTTCCCCCACTCGCCATAGAACAAATCGAGTTCTGTTCATAGACGGCTGGGTTTCGTTTCACCAGAATACTTCCAATTCTGTCCAGAACATTGTTTGAACTTCTTTTGGTCTAAGCCGCTGTACTCTCGAATAGAATAGTGACAGGAGTGAATGTCGTCTCAAATGAATGGGAAATATCGACCCGTACAAGGAACCGAGAACGTCTTCACGGTATTCTGTGATTTGCTGATTGACGACGGGTCGATATGACACTAGCCGCGTTGAGGACGGTCTGAACCCACTATGCTACCGATCTGTCGGCTTCCCGTCAGGTCGAGTCCGAAGTCGTCTCTGGACGAACCGATAGATCGGCCCGGCGAGGAGTACCATTGCAGCGAGAATACACGCGACGGTGAGCGTGAGACTGAGTTCTCCGAGGCCGGCAGTCGTGATCGTCGCCGCAGACGATCCGACGACGACCGCAGCGATCGTCCACGGGAGTTCACCAGCAATCGTCCCCAGGATGAACTGGTGGTATTTGACCCCGCTCACCGCTGCAGCACACGTCGAGATGTCGGACGGTATCGGGACGAGTCGCGACGCCACGACACCCCGAATTGGTCCCGCCGTGTCGTAATATCGAGAGACGACCGACCTCGAGCGAACCAGCACACGGTCGCGGAATTCAGAGAAGACCGTCGCAATCGGACCGCTCGGAACGGTCGTTCCTGTGTCGTCGCTCGAGTGGTCGGTCGACGGTCGGTCGGGTGTCGAACCGCCGGCTGACGGATCGCTTTCAGTGCCAGCCACCCAGCGTGCACCGAAGAACACCGGCGTCACCGTAATCGCCACACCGACCAGTGCGACTGGAACCCCGACCGAGATGCCGTACCCGTAGCCAACGACGATTGCGAGGGGTGTCGTCGGCAAGACGAACAGCGGTCGGACGAGGTAGAGTCCGAGCACGAGGAGGCCGAACACCACGGGTTCGGTTGACACCGAATCAGCAGACTCGAGCATCGATGTCGGTGAAGCGAGCACTCCTGCGGTAACGATCGCGATGATGCTGATCGCACCGACGAGCGCGCGAGCGGCCACCGACGACCCGGTCATCGATCGACGTTGTCAGTCGAGTATTGAATCCTTTGTGACTCGTCTTATCTTCCGACGAATCGATCACCAACGTGGGCCACGAGCGACGACACAACGTTTATTCGCGCGGGCACGACATCACAGACCGATTGCCACCGATGGATCGAGACGAACGCGACCCCGTCGCTTCCGTCGACGCCGAGGACGACCGCGTGTCACTCGGATTAGCGCTGCTCCAGCGACTCGAGCACGAGTCACTCGAGTTGCCCAACGTGATCGACCGGATCGAGACGGTGACGACCGATCCTGCCGTCACGCGAACCATCCTCGACGAAGCGGAACTCCGGGGGATCATCGAGCGCGAAGACGGGATCATCCGCCCGAAGAGCCGCCAGTACGTCCGATACGAACAGGACGTCATTACGAAGGAAGGGGATTTCTCGTGCAAACGGTGTGGCACCGGCGTGACGACGGGCTATTTCATCTCACTCGACGCGGGGGAGATTGGGCCGTTTGGCTCTTCGTGCATTCGAAAAGTGACGGGACGAGACGGTTGATCCGCTCCTGAGGAGACGGTCGACTGGATCGCACTGCAGGGTCACTTGCATCACGCTAAAAACCGCAATATCACGGTTATCGGCTCGCACGAAGTTCGGAAATGAGCTGTTCGATCGTCTGCTGTTGGCGCTCGAGAAGCGTGTTCTGTCGATCGACCGCATCCTCGAGTGACTCGACGCGCTCGAGCAATTCGGTGGTTGTCGGGTCGTCGGTTCCGGTCTCAGTTTCGGTTCCGGTTTCGGTTTCAGTGCCAGTACCGGTAGCGGTCGTTTCACTCGTGGAATTGGTGTCGTCCGTGTCCGCAGCGCCGAGGAGCGACGTCGATTCCTCGAGCGGGGCTGTTCGCTGTTCAGTCGCCGCTGATTCGGTGTTCGTCGTGTCGGAGTCGACAGCCGTGGCGCGCTCGTCGACGGGCGGCGAGTCACTCGATACGTCGGCCGTCGACTCCGCTTCGTCGGCGTCTGGTCGCTGGCGGTGGCGCGTTGGGTCTTGCTGTTGGCTCTCCGTTTCGGCCGCGTTCGCTGCTGGTGAATCTGGCTCGGTCGATTGCTGTTGGCGCTGTGTGGACTGGCGAACGTGTTGTGTCTGCTGGGTGCGTTCTTCCTGAGCGGCCTCCGTACTCGTCTCGTCGGCATCGCTTCGAGATTGGTCGTTCGACTGGTCCAGCTCGTGGGCCCGTGCAGCGGTGCTCTTGGCCGTCTCGTGTTCGTCCGGTTCGGGTGGATTTGCACCGAGCGGTTCGACGCTCTCGCCGAAGTCGACCGACGAGGACTGTCGGTCCTGCTCGGCCTCGTCGTCGCCCAGACGCTCGTTGAGTTCCTCGAGCGAGCCGACGTCGTGGTAGGCAAAGAGCGCTCGCTGGAGGCGTTCGCGAAGGTCGTTCGCCTCCTCGTTGGGTGCTTTGATCCGCTGTGGGCGGCCGCCGACGGTGAGGACGATCTGCGTTGCAACGCTACCGTCTTCGAACGACAGGTTCGTCACGTCGCTAAAGTGGTACTCTTCGTAGTCGTCGTCCCATACTGCGCCGCCGATGTGCTTGACGAGTCGATCGCTCGTGATGATCAACGTAAGTTCGCTGAACCGATAGGTCTGTACGACCGTCTCACCGGCGTCGGTGATCCCGTTTCCGTTCAACACACCGGCCAGCACTGGGTGCAAGACCGCCCCAGTTTTTCCCGTTGGGATGGTGAACTCCTTCGTCCCCTCGAGGGGATACTCGAGGGAGAATTTCGTCTTTCGGCGACCTTCAGCGAGTGTGAGTCGGTCTGCGTCGTGGGAGTACTCGGTCGTCGATTCGTCGCTCAAGAGGCCTTCGGAGCTATAGACGAGGGTTTTCGAGGGAGTGACGAACAGTTCGTCTTCGCCGCCGAGGGAGACTCGAGCGGCGATTTCCTCGCCGTCGAGAGTAGATTGGACGATGCCGGGAACGCTCATGCGCGGGTAGTTAGAAAGGCCGTGTGATAAATCCGTGGGTCAACGTTGCACGCTCAGGTCGAATAAGAAGGTTAAAGAAACACACCGCACTACCGATTAGTGAGCCCGGGTGGCTTAGCTGGACATAGCGCCGCACTCATAGGGTTCAGAGATTCGGTGCGGTTTCGCCTTGGAAGCCTCCGTGTCCCACCAGAGGACTGCCGAGCCTCGAACCTGGGACATGCGGAGATCGAGGGTTCGGAGCCCTCCCCGGGCACTGGCTTTCTACACGATGTCACGAACGAGTGAGTAACGAGTCTGAAAGTCAGTGCCAGAACGAGGCGACGAACCCGTCGGTCCTCGATCGTTCTCTACACTCACACTCGAGGGCACGCAAGTGCTTTGCTCTCTCGTCGGTTCGGAGCCCTCCCCAGACGCGCTCAAAAGGACTCGACGCCCGTTCACGATTCAATCGGTTACGAGTATTTTCGAAAGGGGAGGCAGCGTTGGCTCTGTTGAAACCCGCTCCTCCACACGAGTAGCCTCGCTCGCACGACGGCTCACGGCTCGCGGGTGTCCCTGGCGGCGTTGATACTCGGCGGGGAACTGCCCCACACTCGTGAAGGTGGTCACGGTACTCGAGCACCCAGTTAGGGACGCCGGGATGTCGACGATGCACACTCGACGGACTCGACGACGTGCTCTGTTCTGGGTCGAGTGAATGCCGTGGCCCCTCCGTTAGACAGGCGGGTCCCCTGCTCGTGAACGAGTTTCCAGTCGGTGAGAAACTTACAGTATACGTCGTCGTTTTCGATTTGCAGGAAGGTCTCGTCGTTATCGGATAATCCCGGTCCGCTCAGATTCTGGGATCCCGTGAAGACGAGTTTTCTCCGTTCGGTCTTTCCCCTCCCGATGTCGAAATCCGCGTCGATCAGCATGTTCTTCGAATGGACGTTGGGTGGAATTTCGGACCCCGTTCCGTCCGACAGGGAGATATCCGGATATTCGAGTACCGCTGCGCCTGCGGCTCGCAGGTTCGGGCCGACGGTACTCTCCGATTCGTTGAGGATTACCTCGACACGACACTCCTGTTCGATGAGTTCGGCGAGACGGTCGACGACCGTGAGACGATTCGTGTTCCAGATCGAGTTCATGAATCGTATCGTCGTATCTGGGCCCGGGACGACGTTTCTGAGTGCTTCGAGGTGGGTGTCGATGTCTGATCGCGGCGAAAAGTAGACGGTCGCCGAATCGGTTTCTTCAATTCGATTGTAGTCGAGGTCGGTGTTTCCAGCGGCCAACTCGTTCCAGTAGTGTCGGTAGATGTCGTACAGCGTGTCGTCCTCTCGAAACACCACCGACGTATTGTGACGGTACAACTGCTTTCTCGTGAAGTTTGACGTGGACTGCCAGACGACGTTCGACTCCCCCGTCGTCAGTTGCTCTACCAGGAGGAACTTGTTGTGATTATTGTTGTGCCCAATTGCTCCGTCTTCGGTGATCGACACTCGGCTGTCCAGTTGCTCGCGTAACAACTGAGTCGCATCAGCGCCGACGGAGTTGTCGTCGAGTAGAAGGTGGATGTCGACGCCGCGGTCTGCAGCAGCGATACATGCCCTTGCCAGCGGAGGACGCGTAAACGTGAACGTGGTGAGATGGACCGCAGTTCCCGGAACAGCCTGTATGAGCAAGTCGCGTACCGTCCGCTCGTGTACGTCGTCGGATGCACCGACTGTTGGATAACTAAAGATCGGCTCGATTGGAGCGGATCGATCGTCCCTCGACGCCTCCAAGTGCTGGTTAGATCCGAGTGTGAGAGAACCCATCGTTCCCACCGAACCGAGCACCGTGAGAACGGATCGTCTGGTCGCGTTCACGAGTTCGTATGCTTGGTATTGTCTCCCATTAGTAGGCGTTTGCAACTGCCCCCGACACGGACCGGTAGGCTCACGATACAGGTCGAGACGAGGTGAAATCAGGGGAACGGCGACGGTGGCAAGTTACCATATGCGCTCGTCAGTACGAGCCTGAGAAGAGTGTGACCGTACCATCGAGGTGCCCGCGGTCACCCCATCGGAAGAGCCCATTCGTTCGCTGGTCCCCCTTTAGTCGATTCGAACCCGACTCCCCATCGTGACCATCTCCGCGAAACACGATAATCGAACGAACTGATTAGATTTTCGAGTCGAGTCGATCCCCTGTGACGGACACTACTGTCGGGATCTGTAAGCCGCGAGAATTTGGGCGCGATACCACCTCCACGGGAACTCGCCCAGCGAGTGTACGATTGCCCTCGAGCGAATCCAGTCTCACCTCGATTCACAACAGGTGGGATACATCAGCGAGCGGATTCTTCCAGACGATACGACAGTTGCAGCGGGCGTGGAATCAAAGTCGGAGGTAGATCGATCACCGTCGGTGAATCGGAATACACCCACTGAACGGCTAACACACTCACAGATTCCGGGGACTCTCATCGTCGAGGAGAGCACCTCGAGACCGAGTGCGTTATACACGCAGATTCCTGAAGACGTATGTGGCCCCCGCCGAATCGAACGTCCCCGTTCAGCCCGAACCGTTAGAGAGTCACAGCTACCGTATTACCGTCGACGATGGACGCGAGTCGTTTTACGCGCTCAGCATCGAAGACGCCTCCAGTGACGACGCGTGGCTCATGTCCGATACTGCCGTCGCCCTCGATAGCATGCAGTAACTCGCTGTGGGAGACTCGAGTCATCCCCCGGAGAGCTAAGCGTCAGTTGGTCCCACCCAGGCGTCAGTTCGTCCCACCCACCCTGTGAACGTCGAATCGGACGAACATCGGATCAGGGACAGTCGAATCAGTCCCATTATCATATTCGATTCTTGAAAATACCTATATAGCTGCGCCCCACATATCATATTATTGTTATAAAAATTGCCGAAAGAACGCAAATCAATCTCGCAGTAGGCGACGAGCAAAAGGAGAAATGAACCCTCTCAGACCAAAAGCAAACCACGCAATTTTCAATCAAACCAGCGACACCCACATATATCAGTTTCCCGTATTCTCATGTAGGACGACATGGGGAGAAACACCGGGGCTGTGAATTACGCAGTTGGATCAGCATCCGGCAATCCAATCAATATGTATATTCACGGAGGAGCGGTTCTAAGCTTCTTCACATTTTTGTTTGGACTTGCATCTACTGGGAATTTTGATCAGGCTATGGGTTTCTTGTTCGACTTCTATTTAGCTAAGCTACTACCATGGCCACTGGACGAGGCGTATCTGGCTCAGACTCTCACGGAGTTCTTCTATTCACATGCTATCACAATTGGAGTCGGGATTGCCTCTGCTTCGAGTCGCTGGTGGGCCTCTTATTAATAAAAATCTGCTTTGTTGGGATTCACAGTAGATGATATATTGGCCTCCCTCACGGTAAGTACAGTATACACACATACCGTTCAACTCACCGGACTCTTCGCTTCATGTCAAGCACGGCCCGCAATCATACAGAGTATCTGTGTAGTCTTTCGCAATTGTTATCAGACTATTGAATGAATTCATTTCTTGATGGCAGAAACTTTCATCCGAAAGCAAAAAATTCGTCCCGGTAAGACTGAGCGTCTCCGTGAATGGATTGCAGAGATGGTGGATGAAACCGAAGCTGACAGCAAAGGGGTTCAGGACATCTGGGAAGCCGAAAGCCTCCATACAATTTCGTTGTTCATCGAACACACCGAAGATGGAGACTACTTCGTCTGGTACCTCGAAGCAGAATCAATGGAGCAACTCGTCAACGCTCGGCATGCCTCGACACACCCGCTGCACGATGTTGAAGACGCGATGATGGAGGAGGTTTTGGAAAACCCGGATGAGGCCGGTGATTTCGAACCCCTACTCCACGGTGTGAGTCCCGAACGCTCGAGCGACTTCGTCGTTCAGCAGTACGCTGATGAATCTTGATGACACGCACTGTGCAAGATGCACAGTGCTAGGGGAATCTATCGTAACTGGTAGATCGATCGGCGGTCAGTTCGCATCTGTAGTGTGCGTGTTTTCATATTAAAACGGGGCTAAAAGTAGTCCAGAGATGTCAATGGACCTAATGTTTCGTCAAATCTGAGCTATATCTAAAACTGGTGTGCCTGAGACTTCTTAAGCTCAAAACTATCGCGTATTTTAAAAAGCGTACTACTCTTGAATGCCTTAGACTCTAATAGGTGTATGCGGGATCTTCTCAGGGGGCGTAGTCACTTCCGTCATTGAATCTGGACCTTCCATATCTCACATGGACTTCCGCTCCTCAGCATCGCATCTGTTTCCACCGATACATCGCTTCCCCATCACCGAATCGTCTCGAGCAATTGATATTGATAGCATTTGATCTCTCGAGCGCAGAGATTTTGGAGAGGGATACTCGCTTGACTTTCCCTAACCCTGCGCCTCGAAGACCTTGCTCCTCGCGGGTGTGAGTTCTTCGATAGAATCTTTTGGGAGAACGCCGTAGATTAGTCTGAATTGGACCTGTATCTTCTTGAAGTCTTCAAGAACTGGACATCCAAATCAGTCCCTTTTTACGCGATGGCGGGGAATTCAGGGGCATGAGCTTCGACGAAGACGACCGCGTCGTCCTGCACGACGAGCACAGCGAGTTCGACGGAGAGACCGGCACCATCACCCAGACGATGGAGTCGATGTTCGGCGACGTCACGTACACGATCAGCTTCGAAGACGGTCAGGAAACCGGGGTTCCCGAAGACGCCCTCGAGGAAGCTGACGAAGAGGACGACGACGCCGAAGACGTCGACGACGAATAACCGACTACCTGGCGTCTCGAGAGACGCAGAATTCACACAACTTACCGAGATCAGATGCCACAGATCCCGCTTCATTACGTCGATATTCGCACGTTCTGTTACGCCACTGAGGACGAGAAACGCGTCGATGAGGCACTCCGAACGTTCCTCCCCGAAGAGTTCGAAATCCAGCGTGCAGAGAGTGAGGGCCACTACGGCGACCGCATTCTCGTCCTCTCGGCTCGCCTCGAGCGAGCGGACGACGTCCGACACGCCCTCTCGAGATTAGCCGACCTCGAGTCCTTCGAGACGCTGATCGACGAACTCGACGAGCGGGTCACCGACAACACGGAACTGTTCTTGCGCCTCGACAAGCAGGCCGCGTTCGAAGGGGACGTCCGTCTGGGCGATGGCATCACCGTCCGCGCCAAGGTGGAAGCCTATCCCGCGAAGAAAGCACAGGCCGTCGAGAACGCCGAAGAAGTGCTCGAGCGGCTTCGAGACGAATAGTCGCTGTCTCGAAACGGCCGTTAGCGATTTCGTCGAGGTTTTTTACGGTTATTACGGAGACGACCGTCTCGGATGCGGACTACCGGAGCCGACGGTAGATCCGCAAAAGCACCGATGCCGCCGTCCCGACGCCCGGAACTCTCGAGGAGAGTGCGGCCGCAGCGAGTAACAACAGTCCGGTTTTCCGTCGTCCCTTCGCGATCTCGACGGTGGCGTCGATCGCCGTCGTGATGACGCTCGCATTTTTCAGTCGATTCAGTCGGTCGGATTGCGTCTGAGTCGAAGCCATGGCGGTTCGAGCCAACGGAGACGAACGGAAAACGCTCGATGCTTGCAGCCGTCGGGTTCCACCGGATGACGACGGTTCAGTGAGTGAGCAGAGACTGCGATCGGCCCCCGGTCAGTAGTTGGCGAGCGCGGCGCTTTTGATGCCGGCCTGTGAGCGTGTACGTATGGATATCCATCTCGTCGGTGACGATCCGGTTCGGTCAGCCGTCGTCGCCGCACTCGGTGATGTCGACGTCAGCGTCGTCGACGCCGAACCAGATGATCTCGAGGACGCGCGGTTTGGCATCGTCAGCGACGTCGCCGGCGCAGCGACGTTCAGCCACGCGAGCGATGCAGCCCAGGCGGGCGGGACGCCGTGGATCGCCGTCGAAATCGGCGGCATCGGCGGACACCCACTCGAGGGCGTCGACGCGGCCGTCTCGGGCTTTGCGTCCGCAACCGGCTGTTTCGACTGTCTCCGCCACCGTGTCGCCGCGAACCTCGAGGAGGACGCCGTCAGCGAACGAGCGAGCGGCGATCGGAGCGCCGCCCGACTGGCGGGTGCGCACGCGGGACGGGAGTGTGTTCGCGTGCTCTCGGGTGAGGAGCAATCGGTGATCGGCCACGCCGTCGAACTCCCCTACAATCGGCGTCGATTCCTGCCAGTTCCGGGATGTGGATGCCAGCAGGAAGAACGGAATCGGACGCTCGAGCGCGACGACGATTCGCTATCACTCGACGTGGCGGTCGAACACGCGGAAGCGGCTATCGACGGCCGGGTCGGGATTATCAAGAACATCGGCGAAGTGTCGTCGTTTCCCGCGCCGTACTACCTCGCCACGGCGGCGGAAACGTCTCACTTCAGCGACGCGAGCGCGCCATCGCAGGCGGCCGGGGTCGCCGACGATTGGAACGAGGCCCTGATGAAAGCCGTCGGTGAGGGCCTCGAGCGTTACTGTGCTGGCGTCTATCGAGAGGAAGATTTCGTCCACGCGAGCGAAGACGACCTCGACGATGTCGTCTCGCCGACCGACCTCGTTCGCCCGGACGACGCGCCGGCGTTCGACTCGAGTGCGGACTCGCGGTGGGTTCCCGGCGAGAACCTCGAGACGGGAGCGAACGCGAACGTACACGCGAGTGCCGTTCACTTTCCACAGCCCGGAGAGCGACTCTTTCCGCCGATCACCACAGGACTGGGACTCGGCTCGTCGACCGTCGACGCCCTGCTGTCGGGGCTCACGGAGGTCATCGAACGCGACGCGACCATGCTCGGGTGGTACTCGACGTTCGACCCGTTAGGACTGGCCGTCGACGACGAGACGTACGACGTCCTCGAGCGTCGCGCACGAAGTGAGGGGTTGACCGTCACGCCGTTGCTCGTCACGCAGGATATCGACGTTCCCGTCGTCGCCGTCGCCGTCCACCGCGATCCAGACGCCCTCGAGACGCCGGTCGATCCCCAGGGGGAGGAGTGGCCCGCGTTCGCCGTCGGCTCGGCCGCGGGACTCGACGCAACCGCTGTTGCACGCTCGGCGCTCGAGGAGGCGCTGCAAAACTGGATGGAACTACGCGGGCTCGGCCCCGAAGACGCCGACGACGCCTCCGGATCGATCGGAGCGTACGCGGCGCTTCCCGAGGTGGTTCAGTCGTTCGTCGACGTCGATCGGACGATTCCCGCCGACAGCGTCGGTCCCGACTCACCACCGACGGGCCGTGTCGCCCTCGAGGAACTCGTCTCGCGAACGACCGATGTCGGACTCACGCCGTATGCGACGCGAGTGACGACGCGGGACGTCTCTCAGATCGGCTTCGAGGCCGTTCGCGTCGTCGTGCCGGGTGCACAGCCACTGTTTACCGGTGACCCGTTCTTCGGTGAACGCGCGGAGACCGTTCCGGCGGATCTGGGCTTCGAGTCGCGACTCGAGCGGGAGTATCATCCGTATCCGTAATCTAAGACGTCATCGCCAGAACACAAGCGCACGGACTCTCACACGGGCGTGATTTTCCGTATACGTCGTTCGGGGTTGGTTAGTCGTCGGCGTCGTCTTCGTCGGTGGTCTCGGAGTCGTCTGAATCGTCGTCTTCGTCCGAATCGTCCACCCCATTCGAGTCGTCTTCGACGGTGTGGTTATCGGCATCATCGCCTTCGTCGACTTCCACCGTCATCTCGTCGTCGGTGATTTCGATGACGACGAGTTGGGAGTCTTCCGTGATCGACGCCTCGAGGACCTCGCCTTCCTCGTCATCGTGGATTTCGGCGATGCGTAAGCTCTGTTCGTTTCGATTGAGATTCGGCGGGCCGACGGTTTCGTTCGGACCGACGGTGATGCTCTGGTCGTAGCTCTCACGGCCGGTCTCTCGCTCTCGAGCCTCGAGGACGATGCTTCGGCTCTCCTCGGCCTCGCTGTGAATTTCGATCGGGACGATTCCCTGTAACCCGAAGTGCTCGCGGACGCCGTCGACACAACCTGCGAGCCCGACAGTGGCGGCGACGCCGGCGGACTGGAGTAACGTACGGCGGTTCACACGCTATTGTCGGGAACCGACGACCGTAGGCGTTACTGTTTGGGAGCCAGCCGCCGATAGCGTGGCTTTCGCAACCGTGTGTATTTATGTCGTGTCGAACAGACACACACTCATATGGAGAAAGTTGCGATTGACGAGGTCGACACCCAACCGAATCCGATGGACGTCCACTCGATTCGACGACCGATTTCACAGGCTCTCGAGTTCAGTGACTTCGCGATGAACTACTTCGAACTCGAGCCAGACGAATCGTTTTCCGGTGGGTACCACACCCACTACGATCAGGAGGAAGTGTTCTACGTCGAGGACGGTGAGGCGACGTTCGAGACGGAAGACGGCGACGTCGCCGTCGGGGCCGGCGAAGTGATCCGCTTTGGACCGGGCGAGTTCCAGCACGGCTACAACGACGGTGACGAGACGGTCGTCGGATTCGCCTTCGGTGCACCGGGTGCGAAACACGACTGGGACGAGATCGAATCGATGGTGTACTGCAGAGCGTGTGAGGAAACCGTCGCTCACGGCGTAAACCTCACGGATGCGGGGGCGTTCGAAATGCGTTGTACGGACTGTGACAACGCGTTCACGGCCAACTGAATCTCCGACGTGTCTCTTTT is a window of Natronorubrum sediminis DNA encoding:
- a CDS encoding DUF5830 family protein, which gives rise to MDRDERDPVASVDAEDDRVSLGLALLQRLEHESLELPNVIDRIETVTTDPAVTRTILDEAELRGIIEREDGIIRPKSRQYVRYEQDVITKEGDFSCKRCGTGVTTGYFISLDAGEIGPFGSSCIRKVTGRDG
- a CDS encoding YcaO-like family protein, translating into MDIHLVGDDPVRSAVVAALGDVDVSVVDAEPDDLEDARFGIVSDVAGAATFSHASDAAQAGGTPWIAVEIGGIGGHPLEGVDAAVSGFASATGCFDCLRHRVAANLEEDAVSERASGDRSAARLAGAHAGRECVRVLSGEEQSVIGHAVELPYNRRRFLPVPGCGCQQEERNRTLERDDDSLSLDVAVEHAEAAIDGRVGIIKNIGEVSSFPAPYYLATAAETSHFSDASAPSQAAGVADDWNEALMKAVGEGLERYCAGVYREEDFVHASEDDLDDVVSPTDLVRPDDAPAFDSSADSRWVPGENLETGANANVHASAVHFPQPGERLFPPITTGLGLGSSTVDALLSGLTEVIERDATMLGWYSTFDPLGLAVDDETYDVLERRARSEGLTVTPLLVTQDIDVPVVAVAVHRDPDALETPVDPQGEEWPAFAVGSAAGLDATAVARSALEEALQNWMELRGLGPEDADDASGSIGAYAALPEVVQSFVDVDRTIPADSVGPDSPPTGRVALEELVSRTTDVGLTPYATRVTTRDVSQIGFEAVRVVVPGAQPLFTGDPFFGERAETVPADLGFESRLEREYHPYP
- a CDS encoding cupin domain-containing protein — protein: MEKVAIDEVDTQPNPMDVHSIRRPISQALEFSDFAMNYFELEPDESFSGGYHTHYDQEEVFYVEDGEATFETEDGDVAVGAGEVIRFGPGEFQHGYNDGDETVVGFAFGAPGAKHDWDEIESMVYCRACEETVAHGVNLTDAGAFEMRCTDCDNAFTAN
- a CDS encoding TVP38/TMEM64 family protein; translated protein: MTGSSVAARALVGAISIIAIVTAGVLASPTSMLESADSVSTEPVVFGLLVLGLYLVRPLFVLPTTPLAIVVGYGYGISVGVPVALVGVAITVTPVFFGARWVAGTESDPSAGGSTPDRPSTDHSSDDTGTTVPSGPIATVFSEFRDRVLVRSRSVVSRYYDTAGPIRGVVASRLVPIPSDISTCAAAVSGVKYHQFILGTIAGELPWTIAAVVVGSSAATITTAGLGELSLTLTVACILAAMVLLAGPIYRFVQRRLRTRPDGKPTDR
- a CDS encoding DUF7115 domain-containing protein; its protein translation is MSVPGIVQSTLDGEEIAARVSLGGEDELFVTPSKTLVYSSEGLLSDESTTEYSHDADRLTLAEGRRKTKFSLEYPLEGTKEFTIPTGKTGAVLHPVLAGVLNGNGITDAGETVVQTYRFSELTLIITSDRLVKHIGGAVWDDDYEEYHFSDVTNLSFEDGSVATQIVLTVGGRPQRIKAPNEEANDLRERLQRALFAYHDVGSLEELNERLGDDEAEQDRQSSSVDFGESVEPLGANPPEPDEHETAKSTAARAHELDQSNDQSRSDADETSTEAAQEERTQQTQHVRQSTQRQQQSTEPDSPAANAAETESQQQDPTRHRQRPDADEAESTADVSSDSPPVDERATAVDSDTTNTESAATEQRTAPLEESTSLLGAADTDDTNSTSETTATGTGTETETGTETETGTDDPTTTELLERVESLEDAVDRQNTLLERQQQTIEQLISELRASR
- a CDS encoding twin-arginine translocation signal domain-containing protein, producing MNRRTLLQSAGVAATVGLAGCVDGVREHFGLQGIVPIEIHSEAEESRSIVLEARERETGRESYDQSITVGPNETVGPPNLNRNEQSLRIAEIHDDEEGEVLEASITEDSQLVVIEITDDEMTVEVDEGDDADNHTVEDDSNGVDDSDEDDDSDDSETTDEDDADD
- a CDS encoding DUF1918 domain-containing protein — protein: MSFDEDDRVVLHDEHSEFDGETGTITQTMESMFGDVTYTISFEDGQETGVPEDALEEADEEDDDAEDVDDE
- a CDS encoding HVO_2523 family zinc finger protein: MVAGEEGNEPRADKPAVGSNSSGGPRCPRCESELFKRHCKYVCPQHGVVFDCADTFW
- a CDS encoding phospholipase D-like domain-containing protein; translation: MGSLTLGSNQHLEASRDDRSAPIEPIFSYPTVGASDDVHERTVRDLLIQAVPGTAVHLTTFTFTRPPLARACIAAADRGVDIHLLLDDNSVGADATQLLREQLDSRVSITEDGAIGHNNNHNKFLLVEQLTTGESNVVWQSTSNFTRKQLYRHNTSVVFREDDTLYDIYRHYWNELAAGNTDLDYNRIEETDSATVYFSPRSDIDTHLEALRNVVPGPDTTIRFMNSIWNTNRLTVVDRLAELIEQECRVEVILNESESTVGPNLRAAGAAVLEYPDISLSDGTGSEIPPNVHSKNMLIDADFDIGRGKTERRKLVFTGSQNLSGPGLSDNDETFLQIENDDVYCKFLTDWKLVHEQGTRLSNGGATAFTRPRTEHVVESVECASSTSRRP
- a CDS encoding RNA-binding protein, coding for MPQIPLHYVDIRTFCYATEDEKRVDEALRTFLPEEFEIQRAESEGHYGDRILVLSARLERADDVRHALSRLADLESFETLIDELDERVTDNTELFLRLDKQAAFEGDVRLGDGITVRAKVEAYPAKKAQAVENAEEVLERLRDE
- a CDS encoding DUF6176 family protein, whose amino-acid sequence is MAETFIRKQKIRPGKTERLREWIAEMVDETEADSKGVQDIWEAESLHTISLFIEHTEDGDYFVWYLEAESMEQLVNARHASTHPLHDVEDAMMEEVLENPDEAGDFEPLLHGVSPERSSDFVVQQYADES